ACTTGAAAATTATACTTTTTAGCAATTTTCTCTATGATCTCAATATCTTCAATTTTTTCAATTGTTGAAAAATCTAAATCCTCTGAAAATCTTGGAAAACCATATATTTTATATAATGCAGTTCCTCCTTTAAACACTAAATTTTTTGAAAGTAATGATAATTCATAAAGAATCAAATCTAAATAATAATCTTTTTCAATATATTCCTTATTCTTTAAACCTTTGTTTTTAGCAATTCTAATAATTTCATCAGTATCCATCATAAAATCACATTTTCAATTATATTATATTTTTGGTTTATTTTACCCTTTTTTGATCCTAAAGGATCAAGATATATAGTTCTTCCAGAATTTACTTTATTCTCTTGTTTCCATACTTTATAAATAATATATGCTATTCTTCTTTTTATGTGGTTTGGCATTTTTTGTGCTAAATCCCACAAAATATCTTTATTAAATTCACCAATTTCTTCAAGCACCATATCTAAAGAAGTAAATCCAATTGAATCAATTAATGCTTTTTCAGGAAGAGAAACAGGAATTTTAGTATCAGAATAATCTTTCATTTCATAACCAAAAATATATTTACTGTGCCTGTATACTACTTCTGTTCCTAAAATATTGATTTTTTTTGGTGCTGAACCAGTAATACAAACAATATTTTGAGGCAATTGAGTCATAAGATTATGATATCGCAAAGCAGAATAACTTCCAAGATATGAAGATCTGCAAAGCCAGGGAGCAATAACAAAAGGATCATTATAAACAGAAAATCTATTTCTTATTATCCTAAATACATGCTTTTTTTTAATTAATCTCATTAACGCTTGTTTTGCATATGTAGTTCTAACAATTTTTCTAAAATCAGTTATAGAAAAAACTGGTATTTTCCTTAATTTATTCATCACATCTATATCTTCCATACATATATATTAAGAAAAGTAAGATTTATATTACTTTTCCTAAAATTGATGTATTAAGTCTCCTCGATCTTAAAATAACTATAATATTAATAAAATAATAAAAAGATTATAAAAATATGATTTTCTTAACAAAAAAAATTTAATTTTTCAAAATTATTTAAAAAAATATTTACAAAACTCTTTTAAAATGCATTAAATAAAAATATTATATGGTAGACTTAGGTAAAGGATTGAGAAACGCTTTAGCTAAAATTACTGGCGCAACAATAGTAGATGAAAAAGCAGTAAAAGAATTAGTTAAAGAATTGCAAAGAGTTCTTATTTCAAATGATGTTAATGTAAAACTTGTTTTTGAATTAACTAAACAAATTGAAAAACGCGCATTAGATGCCGAATTATTAAAAGGATTATCAATGCGCGAACATGTAGTTAAAGTAGTATATGAAGAATTAGCAAATTTATTAGGTAGAGATTACAAACCAGAATTAAAAAAACAAAAAATAATGGTCCAAGGATTATTTGGTAGTGGAAAAACCACTTCAGCAGGTAAATTAGCATTGTTTTATAAGAAAAAAGGATTGTCAACTGCGTTAATAGCTTGTGATGTTGAAAGACCAGCTGCATATGAACAATTAGAACAATTATCAAAACAAGTAAACTGCGCCTTTTATGGAATTAAAGGAGAAACAAATGTTAAAAAAATAATCGATTATGCTTTTGAAAAAACAAAAGAAGATATTTTAATTTTAGATTCAGCAGGAAGAAGTGCATTTGATGAAAGATTGACTGAAGAATTGCAAACAATTGTAAATAATTTTAAACCAGATAAAAAATTCTTAGTAATCTCAGCAGATATTGGACAAGTAGCTGGAAAACAAGCAGAACAATTCAATAATTCAGTTGGTATTGATGGAGTAATAATAACAAAAATGGATGGAAGCGCAAAAGGGGGTGGCGCATTAAGTGCTGTTTCTGTTTCTAATTCTAATGTTGCATTTATAGGCCATGGAGAAAAAATGGAAGATTTAGAACCATTTGATTCTAAAAAATTTGTTGGTAGATTATTGGGATTTCCAGATTTAGAAGCTTTAATGGATAAAGCTAAAAAAATTGCTGAAGAACAAAAAATAAATCCAGAAGAATTAATGGAAGGAGAATTAACTTTGAAAACTTTTTATGAACAATTAAAAGCAGCTAAAAAAATGGGGCCATTAGGAAAAGTATTAGGTATGATGGGTGCACCAGATATTCCAAAAGAATTTGTTGAACAAAGTGAAGATAAAATGAAAAAATATGAATCTATTATAAACTCTTTAACAGAAAAAGAAAAAAATGATTATGAATTACTTAAAAAAAATAGTACAAGAATTCAAAGAATATCAAAAGGCGCAGGAGTATCAATAGAAGATGTTAAAACATTATTAAGAGAATTTGAAAAAGCAAGAAAAATGATGAATATGTTTAAGAAAAATCGTGGTATGCGCGGAAAAATAGAAAAAATGTTGAAATCAGGCAATTTCAAAATGCCAGGTATGTGATAAAATGGAAGTAAATAAAAAAGTTTTAAATAAAATGATAATTGCTTACGAAAATTATAAAAAAATATATCCTAAAAGAAGAATGACTATAAAAGAGTTAGATAAATTATGTAGGATCTATTAAAAATCTGTCTTTGGCGCTAAAGTTTTAATTATTCTTTGTATATAATACTTTTTCTGCTCTAATACAATCTTTTCTAATATTTTAATATAATTTTCTAAATCTGGAATATATTTTACTATAGATAAAACATCACAAGCAGGAATCTCACTTTTCTTTAGCATCTTTTTTGTTATCTTTAATTCAGTTTTTAATAATTCTATATATGCTTCTTCTTTCATTAAATTTGGAATTAATTTATTTTTTGAATTAGTATATATTTGTCTTTGAAATTCTAAAGATTCTATAATCCCTTTAGGAATTCCGGGAATATTTTCTTTCTCAACTGGAAAAAATTTAAGAGACATAATATAATTAAACAACGAATAATTTATATAATATACGAAAAATAAAAAATTAGAAGAAGAAATTATCTTTTTCTTCTTGCGCTTTCTTTTTCAATTAATTCAGCTAGAGTTTCTTTTTGTATAAATCTTCTTCCACCAATTTTTTCATGTGGAATTCTTCCTCTATCTAATCTTCTTTCAAATGCATTTCTTTTAATTTTAATTCCGCTTTTATTTAATTCTTGAATTGCATTTGCTACATCATAGTAATTGTCTGCTACGTGTGTCAAACTTTCTACTGCTTCTTTTGGAACCCATCTTTGTGTTCCAATTTTAATTGAAGGAATTGATTTTTTTTCAATTCTTCCTATAAATGCTCTAAAATTAATTTTTTCATGTTTTTTCAAAGCAGTATATGCTTGTCTTACTGTATAAAATCTATCATATAATTGCACCCAATCTTGTAAAATTGGTGAAGGAATATATCTTTTTCTCCCAACTTTTACTGAGTAAATACTTTTTCTTTCTAT
Above is a genomic segment from Candidatus Micrarchaeia archaeon containing:
- a CDS encoding nucleotidyl transferase AbiEii/AbiGii toxin family protein, which produces MMDTDEIIRIAKNKGLKNKEYIEKDYYLDLILYELSLLSKNLVFKGGTALYKIYGFPRFSEDLDFSTIEKIEDIEIIEKIAKKYNFQV
- a CDS encoding signal recognition particle receptor subunit alpha, giving the protein MVDLGKGLRNALAKITGATIVDEKAVKELVKELQRVLISNDVNVKLVFELTKQIEKRALDAELLKGLSMREHVVKVVYEELANLLGRDYKPELKKQKIMVQGLFGSGKTTSAGKLALFYKKKGLSTALIACDVERPAAYEQLEQLSKQVNCAFYGIKGETNVKKIIDYAFEKTKEDILILDSAGRSAFDERLTEELQTIVNNFKPDKKFLVISADIGQVAGKQAEQFNNSVGIDGVIITKMDGSAKGGGALSAVSVSNSNVAFIGHGEKMEDLEPFDSKKFVGRLLGFPDLEALMDKAKKIAEEQKINPEELMEGELTLKTFYEQLKAAKKMGPLGKVLGMMGAPDIPKEFVEQSEDKMKKYESIINSLTEKEKNDYELLKKNSTRIQRISKGAGVSIEDVKTLLREFEKARKMMNMFKKNRGMRGKIEKMLKSGNFKMPGM